A DNA window from Bacteroides cellulosilyticus contains the following coding sequences:
- a CDS encoding efflux RND transporter permease subunit produces MKGNVFIKRPVMAISISVLILVIGLISLLTLPVEQYPDIAPPTVYVSAQYTGADAEAVMNSVIMPLEESINGVENMMYITSTASNSGLAIIQVYFKQGTDPDMAAVNVQNRVAKAQGLLPAEVTKIGVSTQKRQTSFLQIGALVCNDGRYDQTFLANYLDINVLPQIKRVEGVGDVMELGDTYSMRIWLKPERMAQYALVPSDITAVLGEQNIEAPTGSLGESSKNVFQFTMKYRGRLKSVEEFQNTVIRSQKDGSVLRLKDVADVQLGTMTYSFRSEMDSKPAVLYMVFQTAGSNATAVNKEITAQMKQMEKSLPEGTEFVTMMSSNDFLFASIHNVVETLIIAIILVILVVYFFLQDLKSTLIPSISIIVSLVGTFACLVAAGFSLNILTLFALVLAIGTVVDDAIVVVEAVQSKFDAGYKSPYLATKDAMGDVTMAIISCTCVFMAVFIPVTFMGGTSGVFYTQFGITMATAVGISMISALTLCPALCAIMMCPSDGTKSAKSINGRVRAAYNASFNAVLGKYKKGVMFFIRHRWMVWTSLIAAIALLVYLMSTTKTGLVPQEDQGVIMVNVSISPGSTLDETTKVMDKLEDILQDTPEIEHYARVAGYGLISGQGTSYGTIIVRLKDWSERKGKEHGSDAVVARLNGQFYGIKEAQIFSFQPAMIPGYGMGNSLELNLQDKTGGDMETFYQSVMEFLGALNQRPEVAMAYTAYAINFPQVSVEVDAAKCKRAGISPGAVLDALGSYCGGAYISNYNQFGKVYRVMMQASPEYRLDEQSLDNMFVRNGTEMAPVSQFVTLKKVLGPETTNRFNLYSSISANVNPAEGYSSGEVQKVIEEVAEQTLPTGYGYEYGGMAREEASSGGAQTIFIYAICIFLIYLILACLYESFFVPFAVIFSVPFGLMGSFLFAKLLGLENNIYLQTGVIMLIGLLAKTAILITEYAIERRRKGMGIVESAYSAAQVRLRPILMTVLTMIFGMLPLMFSSGAGANGNSSLGAGVVGGMLVGTLALLFVVPVFYIIFEFLQEKIRPPMEEEADVQVLLEKEKSEAERNNK; encoded by the coding sequence AGGCGGTAATGAACAGCGTCATCATGCCGCTGGAAGAGAGTATCAATGGTGTGGAGAATATGATGTATATCACTTCTACGGCATCCAACTCCGGCCTCGCTATTATACAGGTCTACTTCAAGCAAGGTACGGACCCGGACATGGCGGCAGTGAATGTGCAGAACCGTGTAGCTAAGGCACAGGGGTTACTGCCGGCCGAGGTAACCAAAATCGGTGTAAGCACGCAGAAGCGTCAGACCAGTTTCCTCCAGATTGGTGCTTTGGTCTGTAACGACGGGCGTTATGATCAGACATTTCTTGCCAATTATCTGGACATCAACGTACTGCCTCAAATTAAACGTGTAGAGGGGGTAGGGGATGTAATGGAATTGGGTGATACGTACAGTATGCGTATCTGGTTGAAGCCGGAACGGATGGCACAATATGCCCTGGTTCCTTCGGATATTACTGCCGTGCTGGGTGAGCAGAACATTGAAGCTCCTACCGGTTCGCTGGGTGAGAGTTCGAAGAATGTCTTCCAGTTCACTATGAAGTATCGCGGACGATTGAAGAGTGTGGAGGAGTTCCAGAATACGGTGATCCGTTCGCAGAAAGACGGCTCTGTACTCCGCCTGAAAGATGTGGCCGATGTACAATTGGGTACGATGACTTATAGCTTCCGCAGTGAGATGGATAGCAAACCGGCGGTTCTTTACATGGTATTCCAGACGGCAGGCTCCAATGCAACCGCTGTGAATAAGGAAATTACTGCCCAGATGAAGCAGATGGAAAAGAGTCTGCCGGAGGGAACAGAGTTCGTCACGATGATGAGTTCCAACGACTTCCTTTTCGCATCTATCCACAATGTGGTAGAAACATTAATCATCGCTATTATCCTGGTTATCTTGGTGGTGTATTTCTTCTTGCAGGACTTGAAGAGTACACTCATCCCGTCCATATCCATTATAGTGTCGTTGGTAGGTACGTTTGCCTGCCTGGTGGCTGCGGGATTCAGTCTGAATATCCTGACACTGTTTGCACTGGTGCTTGCCATTGGTACGGTGGTGGACGATGCCATTGTGGTGGTGGAAGCGGTGCAGTCCAAATTTGATGCCGGATACAAATCTCCTTATCTTGCCACTAAAGATGCGATGGGCGATGTGACGATGGCTATCATCTCCTGTACCTGTGTATTCATGGCAGTGTTTATTCCTGTAACATTTATGGGAGGAACCTCCGGTGTGTTCTATACACAGTTCGGTATCACGATGGCAACTGCCGTAGGTATTTCCATGATTTCGGCTTTGACGCTATGCCCGGCCTTGTGTGCTATCATGATGTGTCCGTCGGACGGGACCAAGAGTGCCAAGAGTATTAACGGACGGGTACGTGCAGCTTACAATGCCTCGTTCAACGCTGTGCTGGGTAAATATAAGAAAGGTGTGATGTTCTTCATCCGCCACCGCTGGATGGTATGGACTTCATTGATAGCCGCTATTGCATTGTTGGTTTATCTGATGAGCACTACCAAAACGGGACTTGTTCCTCAGGAAGACCAGGGTGTCATCATGGTGAATGTCAGCATCTCGCCGGGAAGCACGCTTGATGAAACAACGAAGGTAATGGATAAACTGGAAGATATTCTGCAGGATACGCCCGAAATAGAACATTATGCCCGCGTAGCAGGCTATGGACTTATATCCGGTCAGGGAACTTCTTACGGTACAATCATTGTGCGCTTGAAGGACTGGAGCGAACGAAAAGGGAAGGAGCACGGTTCGGATGCCGTGGTTGCCCGCCTCAATGGACAGTTCTATGGCATTAAGGAAGCGCAGATATTCAGTTTTCAGCCTGCTATGATTCCGGGGTATGGTATGGGTAACTCCCTCGAACTGAATCTTCAGGACAAGACGGGTGGCGATATGGAAACATTCTACCAGTCGGTAATGGAGTTCCTCGGTGCGTTGAATCAGCGTCCGGAAGTAGCTATGGCTTACACGGCATATGCCATCAATTTCCCGCAGGTATCGGTAGAAGTGGATGCGGCTAAATGTAAGCGTGCCGGTATTTCTCCGGGAGCAGTGCTCGATGCATTGGGCAGCTATTGCGGTGGTGCGTACATATCCAACTATAACCAGTTCGGTAAAGTGTATCGTGTGATGATGCAGGCTTCGCCTGAATACCGCCTGGACGAGCAATCTCTGGACAATATGTTTGTACGGAATGGTACGGAAATGGCTCCGGTGAGTCAGTTCGTAACACTGAAGAAAGTGTTGGGACCGGAAACTACCAATCGTTTCAACCTGTATAGCTCTATCTCTGCCAATGTAAATCCTGCCGAAGGTTACTCTTCCGGTGAAGTGCAGAAGGTGATTGAAGAGGTAGCTGAACAGACTTTGCCTACGGGCTACGGATATGAATATGGTGGTATGGCACGCGAAGAAGCAAGTAGTGGTGGTGCACAGACTATTTTCATCTATGCCATTTGCATATTCCTTATCTATCTGATTCTGGCATGTCTTTACGAAAGTTTCTTTGTACCGTTTGCCGTTATTTTCTCCGTACCGTTCGGATTGATGGGATCATTCCTGTTTGCCAAATTGCTCGGGCTGGAGAATAACATCTACCTGCAAACAGGTGTGATTATGTTGATTGGTTTGCTGGCCAAGACGGCTATCCTGATTACGGAATACGCCATAGAGCGTCGTCGTAAAGGAATGGGTATTGTGGAATCTGCTTATTCTGCCGCGCAGGTCCGCTTGCGCCCCATCCTGATGACGGTGTTGACAATGATTTTTGGTATGCTTCCGTTGATGTTCTCTTCCGGTGCGGGTGCTAATGGTAACAGTTCGCTGGGTGCGGGTGTTGTAGGCGGTATGCTTGTAGGTACACTGGCATTGCTGTTCGTAGTACCTGTCTTCTATATCATCTTTGAATTCTTGCAGGAGAAGATCCGTCCGCCGATGGAGGAAGAAGCAGACGTACAAGTGTTGCTTGAGAAGGAGAAGAGTGAAGCTGAACGGAATAATAAATAA